One Ahaetulla prasina isolate Xishuangbanna chromosome 10, ASM2864084v1, whole genome shotgun sequence genomic region harbors:
- the LOC131204478 gene encoding C3a anaphylatoxin chemotactic receptor-like isoform X2 codes for MNVSYCLHNVTTVEEVMRHIAIVTNVIILVLGVSGNGLVMWIIVTRKKHKTFTSICYFNLAVADFLFSVGRVPALVQEIMYQQWPFGLMLCKVHSFIRYLTTFTSVFILTVISLYRCLMVVRPVWARNHQSPRFQTLMCIGAWTLAFFFSIPYLVVRTIEVRNGASCCIYHKALKTSTELPLRMSRFFGGFLLPFVIISTAYSVLLCKLRERRWKGCHRTISLVATIVTLFFICWLPHHVFVLLNTIWSKNALWGIALKVSNALAYLHSCINPVLYGFVGYIRSRGLRRRASFLGLFRKALIEEDTSFATEASENLNQQT; via the coding sequence ATGAATGTCTCTTATTGCCTCCATAATGTTACCACAGTGGAAGAAGTCATGCGTCATATCGCTATCGTCACCAATGTGATCATCTTGGTTTTGGGTGTTTCCGGCAATGGGCTGGTCATGTGGATCATAGTTACCCGAAAGAAACACAAAACCTTCACCTCCATCTGCTATTTCAACCTGGCTGTGGCCGACTTCCTCTTCTCTGTGGGTCGCGTCCCTGCCCTTGTGCAAGAGATCATGTACCAGCAATGGCCCTTCGGCCTCATGCTTTGCAAGGTCCATAGCTTCATCCGCTACCTCACCACCTTTACTAGCGTCTTCATCCTCACTGTTATCAGCCTTTATCGTTGTCTGATGGTAGTAAGGCCTGTGTGGGCCCGAAACCACCAAAGTCCTCGTTTTCAAACCCTGATGTGCATTGGAGCATGGACCCTGGCTTTCTTCTTCAGCATCCCTTACCTGGTGGTCCGCACTATCGAAGTCAGAAATGGTGCCTCCTGTTGCATCTATCACAAGGCTCTCAAAACCTCGACCGAACTGCCCCTGAGAATGAGCAGGTTCTTCGGCGGGTTCCTCCTGCCTTTTGTCATCATCTCCACGGCGTACTCCGTTCTGCTTTGCAAGCTTCGCGAACGGCGTTGGAAGGGTTGTCACCGCACCATCAGCCTGGTGGCTACCATTGTCACCCTTTTCTTCATCTGCTGGCTACCTCACCACGTCTTCGTGTTGCTGAACACCATTTGGAGCAAAAATGCCCTTTGGGGGATTGCGCTCAAGGTCTCCAACGCATTGGCGTACTTGCACAGCTGCATCAACCCAGTGCTGTACGGCTTTGTGGGCTACATCCGGAGCAGAGGCCTCCGCCGCCGAGCTTCCTTCTTGGGACTTTTCCGCAAGGCCCTCATCGAAGAGGACACGTCGTTTGCGACAGAAGCATCGGAGAATCTTAATCAGCAGACTTAA
- the LOC131204478 gene encoding C3a anaphylatoxin chemotactic receptor-like isoform X1: MEGTATMNVSYCLHNVTTVEEVMRHIAIVTNVIILVLGVSGNGLVMWIIVTRKKHKTFTSICYFNLAVADFLFSVGRVPALVQEIMYQQWPFGLMLCKVHSFIRYLTTFTSVFILTVISLYRCLMVVRPVWARNHQSPRFQTLMCIGAWTLAFFFSIPYLVVRTIEVRNGASCCIYHKALKTSTELPLRMSRFFGGFLLPFVIISTAYSVLLCKLRERRWKGCHRTISLVATIVTLFFICWLPHHVFVLLNTIWSKNALWGIALKVSNALAYLHSCINPVLYGFVGYIRSRGLRRRASFLGLFRKALIEEDTSFATEASENLNQQT; this comes from the coding sequence GCAACCATGAATGTCTCTTATTGCCTCCATAATGTTACCACAGTGGAAGAAGTCATGCGTCATATCGCTATCGTCACCAATGTGATCATCTTGGTTTTGGGTGTTTCCGGCAATGGGCTGGTCATGTGGATCATAGTTACCCGAAAGAAACACAAAACCTTCACCTCCATCTGCTATTTCAACCTGGCTGTGGCCGACTTCCTCTTCTCTGTGGGTCGCGTCCCTGCCCTTGTGCAAGAGATCATGTACCAGCAATGGCCCTTCGGCCTCATGCTTTGCAAGGTCCATAGCTTCATCCGCTACCTCACCACCTTTACTAGCGTCTTCATCCTCACTGTTATCAGCCTTTATCGTTGTCTGATGGTAGTAAGGCCTGTGTGGGCCCGAAACCACCAAAGTCCTCGTTTTCAAACCCTGATGTGCATTGGAGCATGGACCCTGGCTTTCTTCTTCAGCATCCCTTACCTGGTGGTCCGCACTATCGAAGTCAGAAATGGTGCCTCCTGTTGCATCTATCACAAGGCTCTCAAAACCTCGACCGAACTGCCCCTGAGAATGAGCAGGTTCTTCGGCGGGTTCCTCCTGCCTTTTGTCATCATCTCCACGGCGTACTCCGTTCTGCTTTGCAAGCTTCGCGAACGGCGTTGGAAGGGTTGTCACCGCACCATCAGCCTGGTGGCTACCATTGTCACCCTTTTCTTCATCTGCTGGCTACCTCACCACGTCTTCGTGTTGCTGAACACCATTTGGAGCAAAAATGCCCTTTGGGGGATTGCGCTCAAGGTCTCCAACGCATTGGCGTACTTGCACAGCTGCATCAACCCAGTGCTGTACGGCTTTGTGGGCTACATCCGGAGCAGAGGCCTCCGCCGCCGAGCTTCCTTCTTGGGACTTTTCCGCAAGGCCCTCATCGAAGAGGACACGTCGTTTGCGACAGAAGCATCGGAGAATCTTAATCAGCAGACTTAA